A single genomic interval of Streptomyces sp. NBC_00663 harbors:
- a CDS encoding ABC transporter ATP-binding protein, whose product MAENANINDQVPAPTVIADNVDIVYRVNGTGAGKGSATAALNRILRREKTEKASGVRKVHAVKKVSFVAYKGEAIGLIGTNGSGKSTLLKAVAGLLPVESGAIYTDGQPSLLGVNAALMGDLTGERNVYLGGLAMGMSREQIKERYQDIVDFSGINEKGDFITLPMRTYSSGMGARLRFSIAAAKDHDVLLIDEALATGDRSFQRRSEQRIRELRKHAGTVFLVSHNNKSIRDTCDRVLWLERGELRMDGPTEDVLKEYEAFTGDKTPVKAKAKPKAKAAV is encoded by the coding sequence GTGGCTGAGAACGCGAACATCAACGACCAGGTACCCGCCCCCACCGTGATCGCGGACAACGTGGACATCGTCTACCGCGTCAACGGCACCGGCGCCGGCAAGGGCTCCGCGACCGCCGCCCTCAACCGCATCCTGCGCCGCGAGAAGACCGAGAAGGCGTCCGGTGTGCGCAAGGTGCACGCCGTGAAGAAGGTGTCGTTCGTCGCCTACAAGGGCGAGGCCATCGGCCTCATCGGCACCAACGGCTCCGGGAAGTCGACCCTGCTCAAGGCCGTCGCCGGCCTCCTCCCCGTGGAGAGCGGCGCCATCTACACCGACGGCCAGCCCTCCCTCCTCGGCGTCAACGCGGCCCTGATGGGCGACCTCACCGGCGAGCGCAACGTCTACCTCGGCGGCCTCGCGATGGGCATGTCCCGCGAGCAGATCAAGGAGCGCTACCAGGACATCGTCGACTTCTCCGGCATCAACGAGAAGGGCGACTTCATCACCCTGCCCATGCGCACGTACTCCTCCGGCATGGGCGCCCGGCTCCGCTTCTCCATCGCCGCCGCCAAGGACCACGACGTCCTCCTCATCGACGAGGCCCTCGCGACCGGCGACCGCTCCTTCCAGAGGCGCTCCGAGCAGCGCATCCGCGAGCTGCGCAAGCACGCCGGCACGGTGTTCCTGGTCAGCCACAACAACAAGTCGATCCGCGACACCTGCGACCGGGTGCTGTGGCTGGAGCGCGGTGAGCTGCGCATGGACGGGCCGACCGAGGACGTCCTGAAGGAGTACGAGGCTTTCACCGGTGACAAGACGCCGGTCAAGGCCAAGGCCAAACCGAAGGCGAAGGCTGCCGTCTAG
- a CDS encoding TetR/AcrR family transcriptional regulator, with product MLVRMTTNAEEPQTRPRRRAPAGAAVLREDVTEAIRAAVFEELAAVGYARMSIEGIARRAGVGKTAVYRRWRSKLHLVLDVVSALAVQGLPAPDTGALESDLRLLYEVTSRALRHPVASQILPDLQAEAARNPEIDEAVQKAVRDGQEGVASKIIVAAEQRGEVRVGLDDELALDLISGPLYWRSVVIRSPKLPKGYLDALARATAAAIKAL from the coding sequence ATGCTGGTCCGTATGACGACCAACGCCGAGGAGCCTCAGACGCGTCCGCGCCGCCGGGCACCCGCCGGGGCGGCCGTGCTGCGGGAGGACGTGACGGAAGCCATTCGCGCGGCCGTCTTCGAGGAGCTCGCGGCCGTCGGCTACGCGCGGATGTCCATCGAGGGGATCGCGCGCCGCGCGGGCGTCGGCAAGACGGCGGTGTACCGCCGCTGGCGTTCCAAGCTGCACCTGGTGCTCGACGTGGTGTCGGCGCTCGCCGTGCAGGGGCTTCCGGCGCCGGACACGGGCGCCCTGGAGAGCGACCTGCGGCTGCTGTACGAGGTGACGTCACGGGCGCTGCGGCACCCGGTGGCCTCGCAGATCCTGCCGGACCTCCAGGCCGAGGCGGCCCGCAACCCCGAGATCGACGAGGCCGTGCAGAAGGCGGTGCGGGACGGTCAGGAGGGCGTCGCCAGCAAGATCATCGTGGCGGCGGAGCAGCGCGGTGAGGTCCGGGTGGGCCTGGATGACGAGCTGGCTCTGGACCTGATCTCCGGGCCGCTGTACTGGCGGTCGGTCGTGATCCGCAGCCCGAAGCTGCCCAAGGGGTACCTCGACGCGCTCGCGCGGGCGACGGCGGCGGCGATCAAGGCGTTGTAG
- a CDS encoding carbohydrate ABC transporter permease: protein MTAVDTPVRAKRSLAARVASGTAGGALRIFLICIALVWLVPTFGLLVSSFRDPTDIAASGWWKVFSAPGQLTAHSYETLLKNETITDSLFNTVWITVPATLLVVLIGAMAGYAFAWMDFKGRDTWFMVVVGLLVVPVQVALIPLTVLFRELGIFGDIIAAVLFHVGFGLPFAIFLLRNFFAEIPRELLEAARLDGAGEARLFATVVLPLAAPALASLGIFQFLWVWNDMLVALVFTNADSQPLTVALQQQVRQFGSNIEILATGAFISMVIPLIVFFAFQRQFVSGVMAGAVK from the coding sequence GTGACCGCTGTCGACACACCCGTGCGCGCCAAGCGTTCCCTCGCCGCCCGGGTGGCGAGCGGGACGGCCGGCGGAGCACTGCGGATCTTCCTGATCTGCATCGCGCTGGTCTGGCTGGTGCCGACCTTCGGGCTGCTGGTCTCGTCGTTCCGCGACCCGACCGACATCGCCGCCTCGGGCTGGTGGAAGGTGTTCAGCGCACCGGGCCAGCTGACCGCGCACAGCTACGAGACGCTGCTGAAGAACGAGACGATCACCGACTCCCTGTTCAACACCGTCTGGATCACGGTCCCGGCGACCTTGCTGGTGGTGCTCATCGGCGCGATGGCGGGCTACGCCTTCGCGTGGATGGACTTCAAGGGCCGCGACACCTGGTTCATGGTCGTGGTGGGGCTGCTGGTGGTGCCGGTGCAGGTGGCGCTGATCCCGCTGACCGTGCTCTTCCGGGAGCTCGGGATCTTCGGCGACATCATCGCCGCGGTCCTGTTCCACGTCGGCTTCGGACTGCCGTTCGCGATCTTCCTGTTGCGCAACTTCTTCGCGGAGATCCCCCGGGAGCTCCTGGAGGCGGCGCGCCTGGACGGGGCGGGCGAGGCCCGGCTGTTCGCCACCGTCGTCCTCCCGCTCGCGGCACCCGCACTCGCCTCGCTGGGCATCTTCCAGTTCCTGTGGGTGTGGAACGACATGCTGGTGGCGCTGGTGTTCACCAACGCCGACTCGCAGCCGCTGACGGTCGCTCTTCAGCAGCAGGTACGGCAGTTCGGCAGCAACATCGAGATCCTGGCGACCGGTGCCTTCATCTCGATGGTCATCCCGCTGATCGTGTTCTTCGCGTTCCAGCGGCAGTTCGTGTCCGGCGTGATGGCGGGCGCGGTCAAGTAG
- a CDS encoding ABC transporter permease, with the protein MSQVLHTPPPTEAAPPMPAAGDLAALAARHGLSVSGARPTLPEYIRQLWARRHFITAFSTAKLTAQYSQAKLGQIWQVMNPLLNAAVYFLIFGVLLGTKKGVPDYVPFLVTGVFIWTFTQSSILAGTRAISGNLGLVRALHFPRAALPISFCLQQLQQLLFSMCALVVILLCFGVPVAASWVLAVPALVLQFVFNAGVSMVMARLGAKTPDIAQLMPFVLRTWMYVSGVMWSIEHLASKHSDWPSWVVPVLQANPAAVYIDLMRFALIDSFHASQLPAHVWLIATGWALLAGVGGFIYFWKAEETYGRG; encoded by the coding sequence GTGAGCCAGGTCCTCCACACACCGCCCCCGACGGAGGCGGCGCCCCCCATGCCCGCCGCCGGCGACCTCGCGGCCCTCGCCGCCCGCCACGGCCTCTCGGTCAGCGGTGCCCGACCGACCCTGCCCGAGTACATCCGCCAGCTGTGGGCCCGGCGCCACTTCATCACCGCGTTCTCGACCGCCAAGCTCACCGCCCAGTACAGCCAGGCGAAGCTCGGTCAGATCTGGCAGGTGATGAACCCGCTGCTCAACGCGGCGGTGTACTTCCTCATCTTCGGTGTGCTGCTCGGCACCAAGAAGGGCGTTCCGGACTACGTCCCGTTCCTGGTGACGGGCGTGTTCATCTGGACGTTCACCCAGAGCTCGATCCTGGCGGGCACCCGCGCGATCTCCGGCAACCTCGGTCTGGTGCGCGCCCTGCACTTCCCGCGGGCCGCGCTGCCGATCTCGTTCTGCCTCCAGCAGCTCCAGCAGCTGCTGTTCTCCATGTGCGCCCTCGTCGTGATCCTGCTCTGCTTCGGTGTGCCGGTGGCGGCGTCCTGGGTGCTGGCGGTCCCGGCGCTGGTCCTCCAGTTCGTCTTCAACGCCGGCGTCTCGATGGTCATGGCCCGGCTCGGCGCCAAGACCCCGGACATCGCGCAGCTGATGCCGTTCGTGCTGCGTACGTGGATGTACGTCTCGGGCGTCATGTGGAGCATCGAGCACCTGGCGAGCAAGCACAGCGACTGGCCGTCGTGGGTCGTCCCCGTCCTCCAGGCCAACCCGGCCGCCGTCTACATCGACCTGATGCGCTTCGCCCTGATCGACAGCTTCCACGCGAGCCAGCTGCCGGCCCATGTGTGGCTGATCGCGACCGGCTGGGCCCTGCTCGCCGGAGTCGGCGGCTTCATCTACTTCTGGAAGGCTGAGGAGACGTACGGCCGTGGCTGA
- a CDS encoding bifunctional glycosyltransferase/CDP-glycerol:glycerophosphate glycerophosphotransferase, whose amino-acid sequence MPRFSVIVPAYEVQAYLHECLESVLSQSYPDLELIAVDDRSPDACGEIVDEFAARDPRVRAVHLAENRGLGPARNAGLAAATGDYVLFLDGDDTLTPDALQAIADRLKETGEPDVLVHGHARTDWRGVAAGDASGRQLTEQGPAPFRLEDRPGLLRLTTAAWNKAYRREFTERAGLRFPPGHHPDISWTYPALMTAETLATLDGVCVHHRRRRQNRRGTTSRFDMFDQYDRLFAFLDQHPELARWRPVLFRRMVDQLSAVFAERDRLSRGARVEFLRRARDHYRRYRTPGHPVPLRAHLRHTLVRLNLHRTYRALESAKRLGHRTATLATRLARSLHTVALRLHYRVQLRLPLRENRAVFAAYRGGGHGCNPGALESAFRDLAPHIRTAWIADPEHHHTIPVATRRVRPGTAAYWTALARSKYLVDNVGFDRRLVKRPGQVLVQTQHGTPLAHMGLDLLEHPAAARDMDVEALLQDVDKWDYVLSANRHATLTWERVFPGGYTTLPYGNPRNDVFLRATSEDVRRLREQLGVPEGTVAILYAPAHRDYRRTQRPALDLDRVLRRLGPRFVVLARGHHRHEGPLASGSARVIDVTGHPSVESLCLASDALVTDYSSLMFDYAGLDRPIVIHAADDDHAAYEAASGTYFDLRSFPPGAVARSEDELIDIFATGHWRGSRSTQLRSAFRERFCPYDDGRAAERVVRHVVLGETELPPVLPLADRHPVPSAAAALAHSPLGTVPRPASPTATLTESI is encoded by the coding sequence TTGCCCAGGTTCAGTGTCATCGTCCCCGCGTACGAGGTCCAGGCGTATCTGCACGAGTGCCTGGAGTCGGTGCTCTCCCAGTCGTACCCGGATCTGGAGCTGATCGCCGTCGACGACCGCTCGCCGGACGCCTGCGGGGAGATCGTCGACGAGTTCGCGGCCCGCGATCCCCGGGTGCGGGCGGTGCACCTCGCGGAGAACCGGGGGCTCGGCCCGGCGCGCAACGCCGGTCTGGCGGCGGCCACCGGTGACTACGTGCTGTTCCTGGACGGCGACGACACCCTCACCCCGGACGCGCTCCAGGCGATCGCCGACCGGCTGAAGGAGACGGGCGAGCCGGACGTGCTGGTCCACGGCCACGCGCGCACCGACTGGCGGGGCGTGGCCGCCGGCGACGCGTCGGGCCGCCAACTCACCGAGCAGGGGCCCGCGCCGTTCCGCCTGGAGGACCGCCCCGGGCTGCTGCGGCTGACCACGGCGGCCTGGAACAAGGCGTACCGGCGGGAGTTCACGGAGCGCGCGGGCCTGCGCTTCCCGCCCGGCCACCACCCGGACATCTCCTGGACGTACCCGGCCCTGATGACGGCGGAGACCCTCGCGACACTGGACGGGGTGTGCGTGCACCACCGGCGACGCAGGCAGAACCGGCGCGGCACCACGAGCCGCTTCGACATGTTCGACCAGTACGACCGGCTCTTCGCGTTTCTCGACCAGCACCCCGAACTCGCGCGGTGGCGGCCGGTGTTGTTCCGCCGCATGGTCGACCAGCTGTCGGCGGTGTTCGCCGAGCGGGACCGGCTGTCACGGGGCGCCCGCGTCGAGTTCCTGCGCCGGGCCCGTGACCACTACCGCCGTTACCGCACCCCGGGCCACCCGGTCCCGCTGCGTGCCCACCTGCGCCACACCCTGGTCCGGCTGAACCTGCACCGCACCTACCGAGCCCTGGAGTCGGCCAAGAGGCTCGGCCACCGGACCGCGACGCTCGCCACCCGCCTGGCCAGGTCCCTCCACACGGTGGCCCTGCGGCTTCACTACCGGGTCCAGCTCCGGCTTCCCCTGCGCGAGAACCGCGCGGTCTTCGCGGCCTACCGGGGCGGCGGCCACGGCTGCAACCCGGGCGCCCTCGAATCGGCGTTCCGTGATCTCGCCCCGCACATCCGCACGGCGTGGATCGCCGACCCCGAGCACCACCACACGATCCCGGTCGCCACGCGCCGCGTCCGCCCCGGCACCGCCGCCTACTGGACGGCGCTGGCCCGCTCCAAGTACCTCGTCGACAACGTCGGGTTCGACCGTCGTCTGGTCAAGCGCCCCGGCCAGGTCCTCGTCCAGACCCAACACGGCACGCCCCTCGCGCACATGGGCCTGGACCTCCTCGAACACCCCGCCGCCGCCCGGGACATGGACGTCGAAGCGCTCCTTCAGGACGTCGACAAGTGGGACTACGTCCTGTCCGCCAACCGCCACGCCACCCTGACCTGGGAGCGCGTGTTCCCCGGCGGCTACACCACACTGCCGTACGGAAATCCCCGTAACGACGTGTTCCTGCGGGCCACTTCGGAGGACGTGCGGCGGCTGCGCGAGCAACTCGGCGTCCCGGAGGGCACGGTCGCGATCCTGTACGCGCCGGCCCATCGCGACTACCGCCGCACCCAGCGCCCCGCCCTCGACCTCGACCGCGTCCTGCGCCGCCTGGGCCCCCGCTTCGTCGTACTGGCCCGCGGGCACCACCGCCACGAGGGGCCGCTCGCCAGCGGCTCGGCCCGGGTCATCGACGTCACCGGCCACCCGAGCGTGGAGTCCCTCTGCCTCGCCTCGGACGCCCTGGTGACCGACTACTCGTCCCTGATGTTCGACTACGCGGGCCTCGACCGGCCGATCGTGATCCACGCCGCCGACGACGACCACGCGGCGTACGAGGCGGCCAGCGGCACCTACTTCGACCTGCGGTCCTTCCCGCCGGGCGCGGTCGCGCGCAGCGAGGACGAGCTGATCGACATCTTCGCCACGGGCCACTGGCGCGGCTCCCGCTCCACCCAGCTGCGCTCGGCGTTCCGCGAGCGTTTCTGCCCGTACGACGACGGACGCGCCGCCGAGCGGGTCGTACGCCATGTCGTGCTGGGCGAGACCGAGTTGCCGCCGGTGCTGCCGCTCGCCGATCGGCACCCCGTGCCGTCCGCGGCGGCGGCCCTGGCACACTCGCCCCTGGGGACGGTGCCACGGCCCGCGTCGCCCACGGCGACTCTCACCGAGAGCATCTGA
- a CDS encoding MarR family winged helix-turn-helix transcriptional regulator codes for MTSPTTDWLRLDQQICFSLHAASRAFNGVYRVILKDLGLTYPQYLVMLVLWEQGALPVKKLGEHLRLDSGTLSPLLKRLEAAGLVHRERSARDERSVEVRLTEEGRALREHALQVPRRIAGATGFDMDEIRELRARLDELTTALDTAASNAAAQE; via the coding sequence ATGACCTCGCCCACGACGGACTGGCTCCGCCTCGACCAGCAGATCTGCTTCTCGCTGCACGCGGCGTCCCGCGCCTTCAACGGCGTCTACCGCGTGATCCTCAAGGACCTGGGGCTCACCTACCCCCAGTACCTGGTGATGCTGGTCCTGTGGGAACAGGGCGCTCTGCCGGTCAAGAAGCTCGGCGAACACCTGCGCCTCGACTCCGGCACACTCTCGCCCCTGCTCAAGCGGCTGGAGGCGGCCGGTCTGGTGCACCGTGAGCGCAGCGCCCGCGACGAGCGGTCCGTGGAGGTGCGGCTCACCGAGGAGGGCCGGGCCCTGCGCGAGCACGCCCTCCAGGTGCCCCGCCGCATCGCCGGCGCGACCGGCTTCGACATGGACGAGATCCGCGAGCTGCGGGCCCGCCTGGACGAACTGACGACGGCGCTGGACACGGCGGCCTCGAACGCGGCGGCACAGGAGTAG
- a CDS encoding organic hydroperoxide resistance protein — MDALYTAVATATHGREGRAVSNDGKIDLPLSFPVEMGGDGQGTNPEQLFAAGYAACFGSALGLVGRQAKVDVSDAAVTAEVGIGKQGEGFALKVTLRVELPDGVDEATGRKLVETAHQVCPYSNATRGNVPVELVIE, encoded by the coding sequence ATGGACGCGCTCTACACCGCTGTCGCCACCGCCACCCACGGCCGCGAGGGTCGCGCCGTCTCCAACGACGGCAAGATCGACCTCCCGCTGAGCTTCCCGGTGGAGATGGGCGGCGACGGTCAGGGCACCAACCCCGAGCAGCTGTTCGCCGCCGGTTACGCCGCCTGTTTCGGCAGCGCCCTCGGTCTCGTCGGCCGGCAGGCCAAGGTCGACGTCAGCGACGCCGCGGTGACCGCCGAGGTCGGCATAGGCAAGCAGGGTGAGGGCTTCGCCCTCAAGGTGACGCTCCGCGTCGAGCTGCCGGACGGCGTCGACGAGGCGACCGGGCGCAAGCTCGTCGAGACCGCCCACCAGGTCTGCCCGTACTCCAACGCCACCCGCGGCAACGTCCCGGTCGAGCTCGTCATCGAGTAG
- a CDS encoding carbohydrate ABC transporter permease, with product MASVANSAEGAGALPTPSVPPRKSVTRTRRWVAVLFLLPALVLLGALVVYPIGYSIWRSLYDAGGSNFVGLDNYGDIFSNDATLTAVRNTAIWVAVAPAVVTAFGLIFAVLTERVRWGTAFKLIVFMPMAISMLAAGIIFRLVYAADPDQGVANAVVTSVHDAFVDSSVYPKARPNAAVSDLKASGGGSFTTTGTVKAGTPALLPLVGIAPNKLPGTPEAAKEATGDGVDGTVWLDFKLGGGGTKGQIDAGEKALKGVKIEAVKNGEVVASTKSGADGTFHLPGEADGAQLRLPGSNFAAPYNGIDWLGPTLVTPAIIGAYVWMWAGFAMVLIAAGLAGVDRNLLEAARVDGANEWQVFRRVTVPMLAPVLVVVLVTLMINVMKIFDLVYIIAPQPTMDDANVLALQLYQASFGGGSSYGIGSAIGVILLLLVLPVMWINLRRLRKERER from the coding sequence ATGGCCTCGGTGGCGAACTCGGCGGAGGGCGCCGGCGCACTGCCGACGCCCTCCGTCCCTCCGCGCAAGAGCGTGACGCGGACCAGACGGTGGGTGGCGGTGCTGTTCCTGCTGCCCGCGCTGGTCCTGCTCGGCGCGCTCGTGGTCTACCCGATCGGGTACTCGATCTGGCGCAGCCTCTACGACGCCGGCGGCTCGAACTTCGTCGGCCTGGACAACTACGGCGACATCTTCAGCAACGACGCCACGCTGACGGCCGTACGCAACACGGCGATCTGGGTCGCGGTCGCGCCGGCCGTCGTCACCGCGTTCGGTTTGATCTTCGCGGTGCTGACCGAACGGGTGCGCTGGGGTACGGCGTTCAAGCTGATCGTCTTCATGCCGATGGCGATCTCGATGCTCGCGGCCGGCATCATCTTCCGGCTGGTGTACGCGGCGGACCCGGACCAGGGGGTCGCGAACGCGGTGGTGACGAGTGTGCACGACGCGTTCGTGGACTCCTCGGTCTATCCGAAGGCCCGGCCGAACGCGGCGGTGAGCGATCTGAAGGCCTCCGGCGGCGGTTCGTTCACCACGACCGGCACGGTGAAGGCCGGGACCCCCGCGCTTCTCCCGCTCGTCGGCATCGCGCCCAACAAGCTCCCCGGCACCCCCGAGGCCGCGAAGGAGGCCACCGGCGACGGCGTCGACGGCACGGTCTGGCTGGACTTCAAGCTGGGCGGCGGCGGCACGAAAGGCCAGATCGACGCCGGTGAGAAGGCGCTGAAGGGCGTCAAGATCGAGGCCGTGAAGAACGGTGAGGTCGTCGCCTCCACGAAGAGCGGCGCCGACGGCACCTTCCATCTCCCCGGCGAGGCGGACGGGGCCCAACTGAGGCTCCCCGGCTCGAACTTCGCGGCCCCCTACAACGGCATCGACTGGCTCGGCCCGACCCTGGTCACCCCGGCGATCATCGGGGCGTACGTGTGGATGTGGGCGGGCTTCGCGATGGTGCTGATCGCGGCCGGGCTGGCCGGGGTCGACCGCAACCTGCTGGAGGCGGCCCGGGTCGACGGCGCCAACGAGTGGCAGGTGTTCCGGCGGGTCACGGTGCCGATGCTGGCGCCGGTCCTGGTCGTCGTCCTCGTCACGCTGATGATCAACGTGATGAAGATCTTCGACCTGGTCTACATCATCGCCCCGCAGCCCACCATGGACGACGCCAATGTGCTGGCGCTCCAGCTCTACCAGGCGTCCTTCGGCGGCGGCAGCAGCTACGGCATCGGCAGCGCGATCGGCGTCATCCTGCTGCTGCTCGTCCTGCCGGTGATGTGGATCAATCTGCGACGGCTGCGGAAGGAGCGTGAGCGGTGA
- the galE gene encoding UDP-glucose 4-epimerase GalE, translating to MTWLITGGAGYIGAHVVRAMAEAGEGTVVYDDLSTGIAERVPDGVPLVVGSTLDGERVARALADHGITGVVHLAAKKQVGESVDLPLHYYRENVEGLRVLLEQVTGAGVPSFVFSSSAAVYGMPDVELVTEETPCVPMSPYGETKLAGEWLVRATGRATGLATASLRYFNVAGAATPALADTGVFNLIPMVFEKLTENAPPRIFGDDYPTPDGTCVRDYIHVVDLAEAHVAAARALRSAPGRDLTLNIGRGEGVSVREMIDRINAVTGHDRPPTVTPRRPGDPARVVAAADRITTELGWKARHDVEDMITSAWEGWVRLHPEAARD from the coding sequence ATGACCTGGCTGATCACCGGCGGCGCCGGATACATCGGGGCGCACGTCGTACGGGCGATGGCCGAGGCGGGCGAGGGCACGGTGGTGTACGACGACCTGTCGACGGGCATCGCCGAGCGGGTCCCGGACGGGGTGCCGCTGGTGGTCGGCTCCACGCTGGACGGCGAGCGGGTGGCACGCGCGCTGGCCGACCACGGGATCACCGGGGTCGTGCATCTGGCGGCGAAGAAGCAGGTGGGCGAGTCGGTCGATCTGCCACTGCACTACTACCGGGAGAACGTGGAGGGGCTGCGCGTCCTGCTGGAGCAGGTGACCGGGGCCGGGGTGCCGTCGTTCGTCTTCTCGTCCTCGGCGGCGGTGTACGGCATGCCGGACGTGGAGCTGGTGACGGAGGAGACGCCGTGCGTGCCCATGTCGCCGTACGGCGAGACAAAGCTGGCGGGCGAATGGCTGGTCCGCGCGACGGGCCGGGCGACCGGTCTGGCCACCGCGTCCCTGCGCTACTTCAACGTGGCGGGCGCGGCGACCCCCGCCCTCGCCGACACCGGCGTCTTCAACCTGATCCCCATGGTCTTCGAGAAGCTCACGGAGAACGCGCCCCCGCGCATCTTCGGGGACGACTACCCGACCCCCGACGGCACCTGCGTCCGTGACTACATCCACGTGGTCGACCTGGCCGAGGCCCATGTGGCGGCGGCCCGCGCCCTCCGCTCCGCCCCCGGCCGTGACCTCACCCTCAACATCGGCCGCGGCGAAGGCGTCTCCGTCCGCGAGATGATCGACCGGATCAACGCCGTCACCGGCCACGACCGCCCCCCGACCGTCACCCCGCGCCGCCCCGGCGACCCGGCCCGCGTCGTCGCCGCCGCCGACCGCATCACCACCGAACTCGGCTGGAAGGCCCGACACGACGTCGAGGACATGATCACGTCGGCCTGGGAGGGCTGGGTACGGCTGCACCCGGAGGCGGCCCGCGACTGA
- a CDS encoding glycosyltransferase 87 family protein, with amino-acid sequence MRPRPALLLSAAWLTTRALMLWLLAHDTLPLLGGGGVAREVWRLYAHWYGVLTTGTFPANDPLWQYPPGAGPVLLSPALLPGLTYLQAFVALTLLADAAITYALTRAGARPGRSPRGAALWTGGLPLLLHVPLARYDVQVTALAVLALLTLSRSTRACGAFAALGALVKVWPVLVLLGVERGRATRSVGRWAALTGAATLALLLARFDNPLAFLRQQGGRGVQIESLGGTALGLATHAGRPGTVRYQYGALEYTGPYVSLIAHASLAATAVAGGLLLWWRVRAGHWTPATPYDAALSAVLLFTVTSRVISPQYLVWLLGLAAVCLTSRHTAQRPVAALIVAATAVSAVAYPVLYAEVEAASWTGCALMVLRNALLVTAAAVSFTRLWRTTSARPEPLRAPTRSRGVSTAVSGAAPGLVD; translated from the coding sequence ATGAGACCTCGCCCCGCCCTCCTCCTGTCCGCTGCCTGGCTCACCACCCGCGCCCTGATGCTGTGGCTGCTCGCCCACGACACGCTGCCCCTGCTGGGCGGCGGCGGTGTCGCCCGTGAGGTGTGGCGGCTGTACGCCCACTGGTACGGCGTCCTGACCACCGGCACCTTCCCCGCGAACGACCCGCTGTGGCAGTACCCGCCCGGCGCGGGCCCTGTCCTGCTGTCCCCGGCCCTGCTGCCCGGCCTGACGTACCTCCAGGCGTTCGTGGCCCTGACCCTCCTCGCCGACGCGGCGATCACGTACGCGCTGACCCGCGCGGGTGCCCGCCCCGGCCGCAGTCCGCGCGGCGCCGCCCTCTGGACCGGCGGTCTCCCGCTCCTCCTCCACGTCCCGCTCGCGCGCTACGACGTGCAGGTCACGGCCCTGGCTGTCCTCGCGCTGTTGACGTTGTCGCGCTCCACGCGTGCGTGCGGCGCGTTCGCGGCACTGGGCGCGCTGGTGAAGGTGTGGCCGGTGCTGGTGCTGCTGGGGGTGGAGCGGGGCCGCGCGACCCGGTCGGTGGGGCGGTGGGCGGCGCTGACGGGGGCGGCGACCCTCGCCCTCCTACTGGCCCGCTTCGACAACCCCCTCGCGTTCCTGCGGCAACAGGGCGGCCGGGGTGTGCAGATCGAGTCGCTCGGCGGCACGGCCCTCGGTCTCGCCACCCACGCCGGCCGGCCGGGCACGGTCCGCTACCAGTACGGCGCCCTGGAGTACACCGGTCCGTACGTCTCCCTGATCGCCCACGCCTCCCTCGCCGCCACCGCGGTCGCCGGTGGCCTCCTGCTGTGGTGGCGGGTGCGGGCCGGACACTGGACGCCGGCGACGCCGTACGACGCGGCGCTCTCGGCCGTGCTGCTGTTCACGGTGACCAGCCGGGTGATCAGCCCGCAGTACCTGGTCTGGCTGCTGGGACTGGCCGCCGTGTGCCTGACCTCGCGGCACACCGCACAGCGCCCGGTGGCCGCGCTGATCGTGGCGGCGACGGCCGTGAGCGCGGTGGCGTATCCGGTCCTGTACGCCGAGGTGGAGGCCGCGAGCTGGACGGGCTGCGCGCTGATGGTGCTGCGCAACGCGCTGCTGGTGACGGCGGCCGCCGTGTCCTTCACGCGCCTGTGGCGCACGACGAGCGCCCGGCCGGAACCACTGCGCGCGCCCACCCGTTCGCGGGGTGTGTCCACAGCCGTCTCCGGCGCCGCACCCGGCCTGGTTGACTGA